A single window of Vigna unguiculata cultivar IT97K-499-35 chromosome 1, ASM411807v1, whole genome shotgun sequence DNA harbors:
- the LOC114189651 gene encoding uncharacterized protein LOC114189651 — protein MEDTSTKTNGFNTNNVYEWNIDGKSEYNIMQMLQHMTMVCTAYQTAHDSTEEAIASIIVSSFTGQLKGWWDQYLTEAQKSDIFLAVKIDDNGDPIYNNGETIPDAVNTLVFTIAQHFIGDPSLWKDRSAELLSNLRCKTLGDFKWYKGTFLIRIYTREDSQQPFWKEKFLAGLPRSLGDKVREKIRSLTPDNIIPYDHLTYGQLISYVQKTALEICQNDKLQRQLAKEKSQSRKELGTFCEQFGIPGCSTKKTRKVVKQEQFPSTRPKNSRPKFRRSRKPFQSKKSKTQTRPPTTKSIICYNYRKPGHTSKYCRLKRKLSNLNLEPELEEKINNFLVETSEEESDPELSEENLNEIQEDEQESSSDNENIPTVNVLTKEQDLLFEVINSIPDPNEKRTYLNKLKQTLEQTS, from the coding sequence ATGGAAGATACAAGCACAAAAACAAATGGATTCAACACCAACAATGTTTATGAATGGAACATTGATGGCAAATCTGAGTACAATATCATGCAAATGTTACAACACATGACCATGGTTTGTACGGCCTACCAAACAGCCCATGATTCCACAGAAGAAGCCATAGCCAGTATTATAGTATCTAGTTTTACCGGCCAATTAAAGGGTTGGTGGGATCAATATCTCACGGAAGCCCAAAAGTCTGATATCTTTTTAGCTGTCAAAATAGATGATAATGGTGATCCAATTTATAATAATGGTGAAACCATCCCAGATGCTGTCAACACTCTAGTGTTTACAATAGCCCAACACTTCATAGGAGATCCATCTTTATGGAAAGATAGGTCTGCTGAATTATTATCAAATCTCAGGTGTAAAACCTTAGGAGATTTCAAATGGTACAAAGGCACTTTCCTTATAAGAATTTACACTAGGGAAGATAGTCAACAACCTTTCTGGAAAGAAAAATTCTTAGCAGGACTTCCTAGATCATTAGGAGATAAGGTCAGGGAAAAAATCAGAAGTTTAACCCCTGATAATATCATTCCTTACGACCATTTGACTTATGGTCAACTTATCTCTTATGTGCAAAAAACAGCCTTAGAAATTTGTCAAAACGATAAACTCCAAAGACAACTTGCTAAGGAAAAATCTCAAAGTAGAAAAGAACTAGGAACGTTTTGTGAGCAATTTGGTATACCAGGATGCTCTACAAAGAAAACTAGGAAAGTTGTCAAACAAGAACAATTTCCAAGTACCAGACCTAAGAATAGTAGACCAAAATTTCGTAGGTCTAGAAAACCATTTCAATCTAAAAAAAGCAAAACACAAACTAGACCACCAACAACAAAAAGCATTATTTGCTACAATTATAGGAAACCAGGTCATACTAGTAAATACTGCAGactcaaaagaaaattaagcaaCCTCAATCTAGAACCAGAATTGGAAGAAAAGATCAACAATTTTCTAGTTGAAACTTCCGAAGAAGAATCTGATCCAGAACTCTCTGAAGAAAATCTCAATGAAATTCAAGAGGATGAACAAGAATCATCCTCTGACAATGAAAACATTCCAACCGTGAATGTTTTAACAAAAGAGCAAGATCTTTTATTTGAAGTAATTAATTCCATTCCGGACCCCAATGAAAAAAGAACTTATTTGAATAAGCTCAAACAAACCCTAGAACAGACTTCCTAG
- the LOC114163503 gene encoding B3 domain-containing transcription factor FUS3-like: MMMDQRQREKLLHKTEACAFVAGVAAELRLVAAQGDIANTNNVNSTTTIVSQSHASPRIHDANHLGLVAAVTNLGTVHRKKRMPRQRRSTVATSSTTPTLFLQMHHSDNALPSKHHHPNLPSSTPSASSHVPPSSLQSVKHPTPPRLAARGIDQRNLRFLFKKELKNSDVSSLRRMVLPKKAAETFLPPLESKEGIFMDMEDKDGTRVWNFKYRFWPNNNSRMYVLENTGDFVSTHGLRSGDTIMIYQQNENNKYVINAKKAWEEDEFVGQSSETVNEMFPSDLEVNKPGCFNISYPAVNDAGMSFIYETTISNDSPLDFLGGSMTNFSRIGPVETFGSVENLSLDDFY, from the exons ATGATGATGGATCAGCGACAGCGAGAGAAACTGCTTCACAAAACCGAGGCCTGTGCCTTCGTGGCAGGTGTTGCTGCCGAGCTTCGACTTGTCGCCGCCCAAGGAGACATCGCCAACACCAACAACGTTaactccaccaccaccatcgtATCTCAATCTCACGCCTCGCCTCGGATCCACGACGCCAACCACCTTGGCCTCGTCGCTGCGGTTACCAATCTTGGAACTGTTCACAGGAAGAAGAGGATGCCCAGGCAGCGAAGATCCACCGTCGCCACCTCCTCCACCACCCCCACCTTGTTTCTCCAGATGCACCACTCCGACAACGCTCTCCCCTCCAAGCACCACCACCCTAATTTACCATCTTCAACTCCTTCCGCCTCCTCGCACGTGCCACCCTCCTCTCTCCAGTCCGTTAAACACCCCACTCCTCCCCGGCTCGCCGCACGT GGAATCGATCAAAGAAACTTGAGGTTCCTTTTCAAAAAGGAGTTAAAGAACAGTGATGTTAGCTCCCTAAGGAGAATGGTGTTGCCCAAG AAAGCAGCAGAGACTTTCCTCCCACCACTGGAATCAAAAGAAGGAATTTTTATGGACATGGAAGACAAAGATGGTACTCGTGTGTGGAATTTCAAGTACAG GTTTTGGCCTAACAACAATAGCAGGATGTACGTACTTGAAAATACCG GAGATTTTGTCAGCACACATGGCCTTCGATCTGGCGATACCATTATGATTTATCAACAgaatgaaaacaataaatat GTTATTAATGCGAAAAAAGCTTGggaagaagatgaatttgtggGACAAAGTAGTGAGACAGTGAACGAGATGTTCCCGAGTGACTTGGAGGTGAACAAACCAGGATGTTTCAACATAAGCTATCCTGCAGTGAATGATGCTGGCATGTCATTCATATATGAAACTACTATCTCAAATGACTCCCCACTTGACTTTTTGGGAGGATCAATGACGAATTTTTCAAGGATTGGACCGGTTGAAACCTTCGGTTCTGTTGAAAATTTGTCCCTTGATGACTTCTATTAA